The sequence TGTTACCATAAAGAAATGTATAATTCTTTCTTCTTATTATTCCCGAAAAGTtccataatattataaaaaatctTTAAAGCATAATTTTATGACTTTCCCAGACATGGAAAATGTCATAAAATTCTACAAGTTTTCCAGGTTCTTCAGGAACATTAATCCTTCTTACTGTAAGGACTGTTTACAAGAATTTaaggtattattatttttgccattttcatAGTTTGCTTTATATGAAGGCATACTATTTTCATGCTATTATCTCAAATATACACCAATAGATTGACAAAACCTTTATCTCCATTCAATTTGACCTAACTCATTAGAAGTTGTAGTTACACTCAGTGCTTTGTGGACGTCTGAAAGTTGTCTTTACTGCCACCAAGCGGCCAAAAAGAACAACTACAGGCCTTTTCCAAGATAGAAAATTTCTTTCGCAGAATCACAATCACTTCAATGGAGTCCTGCACTTGAGCTAAGAAAGAAAAACTTGCATGTCATAAAATCATTATGCtttattaaattaaaaatcttaacaaaatgtaaaatgaaaggGGAAGGGGGGGATCACCCAAATCAATGTACCATTCTACTTAGCTTTAGCGTTCACAGTTTCATTAGCACTGCTGTCTAATACCTTCTGCTCCTCCACTTGGTTCCCTGTGGCATAAATCAAACCTCTTTATTGCATACAGGATGTAGAAATAAGCCTTTACAGTTCCAGGAAATCATTACAGAAATAAAGGGCCCTCTGTTCAGCTGAGTTGGCTAAAAATCCAGACAGCTGCTGCAGACTGATGCGTACTTGTAATGAAACTGTAACAAACAGGTGTTCTTATGCCCCTCATACAAAGGTTCCCAATATCCCaaatcagctgaaaaaaaaagacaaaatggatAGATGTCTCTGTATCTTAAGACTCCAAAGCaattacatactgtatatacaaacaACTCTGCTTGaaaaactgaagggttggcaCAGTCAGTGAAGGGTATGGTGATGGTGACCATTTTCATGGACAGAGATGCATGTTCAGACAGCatattagtttatgtacaaatacaaattaaataagaggACGATGAAATCTCACTCGGTCCCTCTGtctaacaaaaacatttttttctctaacATTGACATTACAGGCAGGAATGGCCAGTCTCAGTGCAAATGCTCCAGTTTGCGTAGCCGTATGGGGTTGGGAAGAGCTTGCTGGTTGCGTGCAGAGGAGATCTCTTCCTCTGGTGAGCGGAATAACACTCGACCCCGGTGATTGAAAAGGTAAAAGGATGGATGGTTCCTCAGTGTATCAAATGTTCTGAAAATCAAAACAAGGTAGGTTATTAAGggctaacaataaaaaaaaaacaggtgcagGATTTTATTCACATGACAGATACCTAAATATGTAACACCATTTTAATTTTTTGAGGACaactactaactactactaaACTACTGTAGATCATCATACCACTACACCAGAACACTCCTCTGTCAGTGTAACACAGCAAATACCAATAAGACAAAGCATAAAGTTAACTCACCATAGGGAATGATGTAATAACTAACAACAAAGAAATGCAATTCTTTGATTTGTTTACTTTATCTGTGTAAATGGATGACTATTTACACTAAACTTGGCacatttgtttatgtatataaatataaatgtggtGTATGATACAAAGACCAATTTAACAGTACATTATGTAACGTAGTTGGTGTTATTTATAGTGTTTGTGGCTGTAAGAGTAGAATCCATGTGAGATTAAAGTAGCTGCTGTATCAAAGCTACCAGTCTCCCCTGTggcacacaacacaacacaacacaacacaacacaacacaacacatacaGTTCCATTATTAAGGGACTAAGGTGCTGCTGTGGATCCTCTTACTTGTTTTTCAGCTCTGAGGAGGCGTCCATGTCTTTGAACTCTCCAGCGATGTGGACAATACCATAACAGGTCATCACAAACGATAATAACGTCTGTAGTACAatctgaaaaaataacaaaagaccgtgtaaaaaaaaatgagtaGAACTCCTCCCTGGAGTACATGGACTTTTATTTGGAGAGTTCACTCACATCAATTGGTAGAGTTTCGTTTTCCTTCTCTGTGAGACGCATATACGATCGATCTGAATGAAAATAATATAAGACAGTTACACAATTGTAGAGTAACACTGGTACGCCGCTACTTGAGAAGAATAGCACGACAGATTTTTAATTACACACTAATATCTTGGAAACCGGAAAACTGCAGTCTGTCTTTGCAATGCTAAACTCCGCTAGCATCCTGTTAGCTCTCCGCTGCACCGAAAAAGGCCCGACCTGCCGTTTTGTCAGCCTGCCCAGTGGCTACAACATCTGTATTGAATAAACAAACACCCCGACTAACATGTCTTCACTCCCCCGACTAAAACTTACGCTGTGCTGCTGAAAAAGCTGCATGAGCTAAGGCAAAAAGTCCGACGCCAACAACACCTTTCCAAAACGACGAAGCCATCTTGAACTCGGGCGATGAAGAACTGCTGTGTGCACTGCCGTAAAGCAGTGTCGTAAACAGCCGCAACCAAGGCGCCgtaacacaacatacaaataaataaaatttctaaCAAATATagataagcaaaaaaagaaatgtattttAACCATAGGATTTTACTGTACATATTAGAGTTAATTTATCGTTTTTGTTCTTTGCAACAGTTACAATGTGTACATTTTGTCTTGAATAATGTGCTGACTGCTCTTATTTTGAAAGGTAAAAATTTCTCATCCGCCGTAACCGTCGCCCCTTTCCTGTTAGCTAAGCTCACGGCAGCGTTTCATGTGATTTAGCAACTTATCTTTTTGATATATTTGTTCTATCTTTAAGACTTTTTGATCAAATACAAATATGGCAGAGGCCATCCAAAAGAAACTCAAAGcagaattagaaaaatacacGCAGATGCAGAAAGGTAGGTGTTAGCTTGCAGGGCATGTTTCATATTGTGCCATGTTGAGACAAGCTAACTGACCATATTAGGACAGCTACTTGAGCAGTTATTTAAATATTACAATAACAGTTTAGAAATTGTGTGGCAACTGTGATTGCTGCATGTACAACGATGATAAGGAACAGCTGATAtatatgttattaaaaaaaacaatgcatcaaTAGATCTGTATTAATTCTGATCTCTGTTCAGATGTTAGCAAGAGCATGTCAGCCAGACAGAAGCTGGAAACGCAACTCACAGAGAACAATATTGTCAAAGAGGTAACTAAACACTAATCTCCCATCTAAAAGCGTAAATGTTATTGGTGTTTACATCCCTTTCCATATAGTGTTTAACAGTAGGTTTAATTGACCTCTGCATTGTCAGGAGATGGACCTGCTGGACAGCACAAACACAGTTTATAAGCTTATTGGGCCAGTTTTAGTGAAGCAAGACCTGGAGGAGGCCAAGTCTACAGTCGCAAAGAGGTTGGAGTACATTAACGGAGAGATGTAAGTGACTACACTATACACCACTGTGTACCAAACATATACAGATTTCTTTAATTCAGAGAAATAAAGGGAGACCACATCAGGTGTATAATAGTAACATTACATTCAACATGCTGTCAGTCATAATGTACACTGTTTAGATTCTTATATTTTAAGAATAATAATCTGAAacaatcttgttttttttgtttttttttttgttaccagtAGCACTTTGCAAATTGACTCACATTTTTACCTTAGCACATATTATAATTAAGGCAGCACAATATATAatttcatcattgtcatcatgaTTTACACACATCCGGTAGTCAGTTTACAGATCTGTTCAATGTCAAGTTGGGGAAATTATTTCTAACAACTTGAAAAAGAGTGAGGAAAAACACGCAAAAGGAAGATTTTGTTGCTAAAAGCAAAACATCAGTCACATCGAATAATTTCAGCTATAAAAATGAATAGATGTTTCTGATCaaaaatatgtatgtattatattaaTGTGTTGAGTTAGCTGATTTCATGAAACATAAGGAAATGTCCTCCCACACTCCATAAATGTTGCCATGTCATTTACAAAAACTAttatcttcaacaatattatgaCTATTCCTAACCGACTGACAAAGCCAGATTTTTTAAAACACAATGTGCATTGCAAAGTAAAATGTATTGTAATCTATATTTTTCCAAGATTGTGTAGACCTAAAGATAATACTGTGGAACTAGGAAGAAATATTATGGTGATTTTCATTTTTAGTACACATactgaaacatgtaaaagtaTTTGTGTTCTCTGCATGGTGTACTCCTATGCAATAGCAGTGTAACAGTTTCAGCTGTGCTTTACTAATCTgaacatgaaagggttaacttagaCATGGGATGAAAGCATCAGGTGCACATAAGTTTGTTTAATTATTCATTTGTTGTTAATGTAGAttgtatttgggtttttttttctgttccctAACAGTCAGAGATACGAGACACTTCTGAAAGACATGGAAAAGAA is a genomic window of Sphaeramia orbicularis chromosome 10, fSphaOr1.1, whole genome shotgun sequence containing:
- the pfdn6 gene encoding prefoldin subunit 6; its protein translation is MAEAIQKKLKAELEKYTQMQKDVSKSMSARQKLETQLTENNIVKEEMDLLDSTNTVYKLIGPVLVKQDLEEAKSTVAKRLEYINGEIQRYETLLKDMEKKSEQHREVLSSLQQEFQRAQGLTVGKV
- the mmgt1 gene encoding ER membrane protein complex subunit 5, coding for MASSFWKGVVGVGLFALAHAAFSAAQHRSYMRLTEKENETLPIDIVLQTLLSFVMTCYGIVHIAGEFKDMDASSELKNKTFDTLRNHPSFYLFNHRGRVLFRSPEEEISSARNQQALPNPIRLRKLEHLH